Proteins encoded within one genomic window of Lentimicrobiaceae bacterium:
- a CDS encoding DUF4491 family protein, whose protein sequence is MLELNFSGIIVGICSFLIIGLFHPLVIKAEYYFGVKFWWVFLVMGLAGIAGSLFVANQVLSILLGVFAFSSFWGIREMFEQRERVRKGWYPKRKTKD, encoded by the coding sequence ATGTTAGAACTAAATTTTTCTGGTATAATTGTGGGTATATGCTCGTTTCTTATTATTGGGCTGTTTCATCCGCTTGTAATTAAAGCCGAGTATTATTTTGGTGTGAAATTTTGGTGGGTGTTTCTTGTAATGGGTCTGGCAGGTATAGCCGGTTCTTTGTTTGTAGCTAATCAGGTTTTGTCGATATTGTTAGGTGTGTTTGCCTTTTCGTCTTTTTGGGGCATTCGTGAGATGTTCGAGCAACGCGAGCGAGTTCGCAAGGGTTGGTATCCGAAGAGGAAGACGAAAGACTGA